In one Fibrobacterota bacterium genomic region, the following are encoded:
- a CDS encoding sigma-54-dependent Fis family transcriptional regulator: MDNEIPVLIVDDEAEMLDSEALALQINGIEPVLTCSDPREAMGIIARHPECVAVLDVTMPHLDGLELLKRIGETYPDVTVVMMTGLNDVGTAVQCVKLGAFDYMLKPIDQQRFLATVRKALDHRAGQGEAARLARGLLEDTVAHPESFEAVVTTERRLLNIFKYIEAVAPTGLPILLTGETGVGKELFAGAVHKASGRKGEFVCVNSAGIDDTMFSDALFGHAAGAYTGAHKERRGLIDKAKDGTLFLDEIGDMKPESQVKLLRLLQEGTFYRLGHDAEERTNARIVAATNRSLGELQSDPRFRKDLFYRLKAHHVHIPPLRERMGDVPVLTQWFLARCAEEQGKPKPTAPPELAVILGNYAFPGNVRELRGMVYDAVSRHQGGVLSCASFKEAIAGKDGVETSRVARPPEADSGITFPFPLPNAHESELALIREALARTGGNKTLAAEMIGMARQTFRTKLKELESAGPA; this comes from the coding sequence ATGGATAACGAGATTCCCGTCCTGATCGTGGACGATGAAGCGGAAATGCTGGACTCGGAGGCGCTCGCCTTGCAGATCAACGGGATCGAACCGGTGCTGACCTGCTCCGATCCGCGCGAAGCCATGGGCATCATCGCGCGTCATCCCGAATGCGTGGCGGTGCTCGACGTGACCATGCCGCACCTGGACGGGCTGGAACTGCTGAAGCGCATCGGCGAAACCTATCCGGACGTGACGGTGGTGATGATGACGGGCCTGAACGACGTGGGCACCGCGGTCCAATGCGTCAAGCTGGGCGCCTTCGACTACATGCTCAAGCCCATAGACCAGCAGCGCTTCCTGGCAACCGTGCGCAAGGCCCTGGATCATCGCGCCGGGCAGGGCGAAGCGGCCCGCCTGGCCCGCGGCCTTTTGGAAGATACGGTGGCCCATCCGGAGAGCTTCGAGGCCGTGGTGACGACCGAGCGGCGCCTACTCAATATCTTCAAGTACATCGAAGCGGTGGCCCCCACCGGCCTGCCCATCCTTCTGACCGGGGAGACGGGCGTGGGCAAGGAGCTCTTCGCCGGGGCCGTGCATAAGGCCAGCGGGCGCAAGGGGGAATTCGTTTGCGTCAACAGCGCCGGCATCGACGACACCATGTTCAGCGATGCGCTCTTCGGCCATGCGGCCGGCGCCTATACGGGAGCGCATAAGGAACGGCGCGGACTTATCGACAAGGCCAAGGACGGCACCTTGTTCCTGGACGAGATCGGGGACATGAAGCCCGAGTCCCAGGTCAAGTTGCTGCGCCTGCTGCAAGAGGGCACCTTCTATCGCCTGGGCCATGACGCCGAAGAACGTACCAACGCGCGCATCGTGGCCGCCACCAACCGGTCGCTGGGGGAATTGCAATCCGATCCCAGATTCCGCAAGGATCTCTTCTATCGCCTCAAGGCCCATCACGTGCATATCCCGCCCTTGCGCGAACGCATGGGGGACGTGCCCGTGCTGACGCAATGGTTCCTGGCCCGCTGCGCCGAAGAGCAAGGCAAGCCCAAGCCCACCGCTCCGCCCGAGCTGGCGGTCATCCTGGGCAACTACGCCTTTCCCGGCAACGTGCGGGAACTGCGCGGCATGGTCTACGACGCGGTGAGCCGCCATCAGGGCGGCGTCCTGTCCTGCGCCTCCTTCAAGGAGGCCATCGCCGGGAAGGACGGCGTTGAAACCTCCCGGGTCGCCCGCCCTCCCGAAGCCGACTCCGGGATCACTTTCCCCTTTCCCCTGCCTAACGCGCATGAATCCGAGCTGGCTCTCATCCGCGAGGCGCTCGCGCGCACGGGGGGAAACAAGACCCTCGCCGCCGAGATGATCGGCATGGCCCGCCAGACCTTCCGTACCAAGCTCAAAGAACTGGAATCAGCGGGCCCTGCCTAA
- a CDS encoding chemotaxis protein CheA, with amino-acid sequence MNPATFASPSFLLPADADTSILTDFIIEACEHLESSDQHLLTLESDPGERASLDAVFRAFHSIKGVTGFLGLEGIKTLAHEAENLLDQIRTGSIKLSPSVMDCVFDCVAFLKGTVADLKRGVGEEDDRRCQAASIALRERISAILRGDVATESWTASAPQESESAAPESPDSQAEVPPVVVVQAEQPRAEGPEPTSVKTNAPAMAIALKETVKVDATRLDRLLDAIGELVIAESMVLGSPELKRSLSPALVQKIGQLDKITRELQEMGTSLRMVPVRPTFQKMQRLVRDLAKQSGKAVEFVTDGEETELDKTVVEKISDPLVHMLRNSLDHGIESDPEARVRAGKPRTARVRLSAFQKGGSVCIEIADDGRGLNRDAILAKARERGLWREEAPPSDKEIFGFIFEAGFSTAKQVTELSGRGVGMDVVKRNIESLRGRIDIQSRPGEGTTFSIWLPLSLAIIDGMVVRIGGDRFIFPTLSIVCIATPAADAIHTVQGQGEMLRLQDELIPIYPLRGFLCGDRSGDRRLLVVAEGEGRKAAFPVDELLDQQQIVIKKLEESFPPIPGISGGAILTDGRVGLILDVDALMKFGFQP; translated from the coding sequence ATGAACCCGGCCACCTTCGCGAGCCCATCCTTCCTCCTGCCCGCCGATGCCGATACCAGCATCCTGACCGATTTCATCATCGAAGCCTGCGAGCATCTGGAGTCTTCCGATCAGCATCTCCTGACCCTCGAATCCGATCCCGGCGAACGCGCCAGCCTGGACGCGGTCTTCCGGGCCTTCCACAGCATCAAAGGCGTGACCGGGTTCCTGGGGCTGGAAGGCATCAAGACCCTGGCCCACGAAGCGGAAAACCTGCTGGATCAAATCCGCACCGGCTCGATCAAACTGTCGCCCTCGGTCATGGACTGCGTTTTCGATTGCGTGGCCTTCCTGAAAGGGACGGTGGCGGACCTCAAGCGGGGCGTGGGCGAAGAGGACGATCGCCGCTGCCAAGCGGCATCTATCGCCTTGCGCGAACGCATCTCCGCTATCCTGCGGGGCGATGTCGCAACCGAATCCTGGACCGCATCGGCGCCGCAGGAATCCGAGTCAGCCGCTCCCGAGAGCCCAGACTCTCAAGCCGAGGTACCTCCGGTCGTAGTGGTTCAAGCAGAACAACCTCGGGCCGAAGGGCCGGAACCTACGTCAGTGAAAACCAACGCTCCCGCCATGGCCATCGCGCTCAAGGAAACCGTCAAGGTGGACGCCACCCGCCTCGATCGCCTGCTGGACGCCATCGGCGAGTTGGTGATCGCCGAGTCGATGGTGCTGGGCTCCCCCGAACTCAAACGCTCCCTCTCCCCCGCCCTGGTCCAGAAGATCGGGCAGCTCGACAAGATCACCCGCGAATTGCAGGAGATGGGGACCTCGCTGCGCATGGTGCCCGTCCGCCCCACCTTCCAGAAGATGCAGCGCCTGGTGCGCGATCTGGCCAAGCAAAGCGGCAAGGCTGTCGAGTTCGTCACCGACGGCGAGGAGACCGAGCTGGACAAGACCGTGGTGGAAAAGATCAGCGATCCGCTGGTCCACATGCTGCGCAACTCCCTCGATCACGGCATCGAATCCGACCCCGAGGCGCGCGTGCGCGCCGGCAAGCCCCGCACGGCCCGGGTGCGCCTTTCCGCCTTCCAGAAGGGCGGCAGCGTCTGCATCGAGATCGCCGACGACGGCCGCGGGCTGAACCGCGACGCCATCCTGGCCAAGGCCCGTGAACGCGGCCTATGGCGCGAGGAAGCGCCCCCTTCCGACAAGGAAATCTTCGGCTTCATCTTCGAGGCCGGCTTCTCCACGGCCAAGCAGGTCACCGAGCTTTCGGGCCGGGGCGTGGGCATGGACGTGGTCAAGCGCAACATCGAATCCCTGCGCGGACGCATCGACATCCAGAGCCGGCCGGGCGAAGGGACCACCTTCAGCATCTGGCTGCCGCTAAGCTTGGCCATCATCGACGGCATGGTGGTGCGCATCGGGGGGGACCGTTTCATATTCCCGACCCTCTCGATCGTCTGCATCGCGACCCCCGCGGCGGACGCCATCCATACCGTGCAGGGCCAGGGCGAGATGCTGCGCCTGCAGGACGAACTCATCCCCATCTATCCTTTGCGCGGTTTCCTCTGCGGCGATCGCTCCGGCGACCGGCGCCTCCTGGTGGTCGCCGAAGGCGAGGGACGCAAGGCGGCCTTTCCCGTGGACGAGCTGCTCGATCAACAGCAGATCGTCATCAAGAAGCTGGAAGAATCGTTCCCGCCCATCCCCGGCATCTCCGGGGGCGCCATCCTCACGGACGGCCGCGTGGGCCTCATCCTCGACGTCGACGCCCTGATGAAATTCGGATTCCAACCTTGA
- a CDS encoding purine-binding chemotaxis protein CheW has protein sequence MAAGKYLTFQLGKEAYGIGIMKVQEIVGVMPVTRMPKLPHFVRGLVNLRGKVIPVFDLRLKFGLERKEDTDRTCIIVVRLSLDGNGADASEVTLGIIVDEVSEVVNVPADAIEPAPAFGSSVDVSFLLGVGKLGNKVVMLLDADRILPREELQSVTQEAAVAA, from the coding sequence ATGGCCGCCGGTAAATATCTCACCTTCCAATTAGGCAAGGAAGCCTACGGGATCGGGATCATGAAGGTCCAGGAAATCGTAGGCGTCATGCCCGTAACGCGCATGCCCAAACTGCCGCACTTCGTGCGCGGCCTGGTCAACCTCCGCGGCAAGGTCATCCCCGTCTTCGACCTGCGCCTCAAGTTCGGGCTCGAAAGGAAAGAGGATACGGACCGTACCTGTATCATCGTGGTGCGCCTCTCCCTGGACGGCAATGGCGCGGATGCTTCCGAGGTTACTCTCGGCATCATCGTGGACGAAGTGTCCGAGGTGGTCAACGTACCCGCCGATGCCATCGAACCCGCACCCGCCTTCGGATCCTCCGTGGACGTGTCCTTCCTGCTGGGCGTGGGCAAGCTGGGGAACAAGGTCGTCATGTTGTTGGACGCGGACCGCATCCTGCCGCGCGAAGAATTGCAGTCGGTCACCCAAGAAGCCGCGGTAGCGGCGTAA